Proteins encoded together in one Lathyrus oleraceus cultivar Zhongwan6 chromosome 5, CAAS_Psat_ZW6_1.0, whole genome shotgun sequence window:
- the LOC127079286 gene encoding uncharacterized protein LOC127079286 produces MASARANSMFNDGGSSNKSPLLSGEYFDLWKIRMKPHLEAQGDGIWEIVENGPHNPTSMVNGVGTPKIKSSYDEDDKKRILNDKKAINILQSALSMDEFFRKSQCKSAKEIWDTLVETHEGTVEVKRSRLNTLSQEYEMFIMQPGESIVALQKRFVHLTNHLIALGKTFTNDDLNLKVLRSLTREWQPKFTASSEKKSLSTMKKREAFTSTQEVTCYECGKQGHIKPDCLRLSKKGGFKGKKDFKNKKAYVAWEDNEISSSSESESDECANLALMASHHSDDEEDEVSSNFSLFDSDAQGDINELLVECKILYKTISSQKKTILSLEEKTVTIEKDVNDEKQKMISEKQNFVCKNCKFDEKSDEGIFLGYSLTSKAYRIYNKTTLKIEEYMHVTFYESNPSKDDIVLCDDDDDIVEVPQKDASSGNNDDQRKHQDEQDQQKTNDNDLPKE; encoded by the exons ATGGCTTCCGCAAGAGCAAACTCTATGTTTAATGATGGAGGTAGTAGCAACAAGTCACCTCTATTATCTGGAGAATATTTCGACTTATGGAAAATCCGCATGAAACCacatttagaagcacaaggagatGGTATCTGGGAAATCGTAGAAAATGGTCCGCATAATCCAACAAGTATGGTCAATGGTGTTGGCACCCCAAAGATTAAAAGCTCATATGATGAAGACGATAAGAAGAGAATACTTAATGATAAGAAAGCCATCAATATTCTTCAAAGTGCATTaagtatggacgagttcttccgtaAATCTCAATGCAAATCTGCAAAAGAAATATGGGATACTTTGGTGGAGACTCACGAAGGAACCGTTGAAGTTAAAAGATCCAGATTAAACACATTGAGTCAAGAATACGAAATGTTCATAATGCAGCCCGGAGAATCCATTGTTGCTTTGCAGAAAAGATTTGTTCACTTAACGAATCATTTAATTGCTCTTGGGAAGACCTTCACAAATGATGATCTTAACCTTAAAGTGCTAAGATCCTTGACgagggaatggcaacctaaatTTACGGCTTCATCTGAGAAGAAAAGTCTTTCTACAATGAA gaaaagGGAGGCTTTCACTTCCACACAAGAAGTCacatgttatgaatgtggaaagcaaggtcaTATAAAGCCAGATTGTCTGAGACTCTCAAAGAAAGGAGGATTTAAAggcaagaaggatttcaagaacAAAAAGGCGTATGTTGCATGGGAAGATAATGAGATAAGTTCTTCATCCGAATCGGAGAGCGACGAATGTGCAAATTTAGCATTAATGGCTTCACACCACTCCgacgatgaagaagatgaggttagTAGCAACTTTTCTCTTTTCGATAGTGATGCACAAGGTGATATAAATGAACTTCTTGTGGAATGCAAAATTCtgtataaaactatatcatctcaaaagaaaacAATTTTATCTTTAGAAGAAAAAACCGTGACAATTGAAAAAGATGTCAACgatgaaaaacaaaagatgattagtgaaaaacAAAATTTTGTATGTAAAAACT GTAAGTTCGACGAGAAGTCCGACGAAGGTATATTTCTTGGATATTCTCTTACTAGTAAAGCttatagaatatataataaaacAACTTTAAAAATTGAAGAATATATGCATGTTACTTTCTATGAATCTAACCCCTCCAAGGACGATATTGTTttgtgtgatgatgatgatgatattgtaGAAGTTCCTCAAAAAGATGCTTCAAGTGGAAACAATGATGATCAGCGAAAACATCAAGATGAGCAAGATCAACAAAAGACAAATGATAATGATCTGCCTAAAGAATAG